The following are encoded together in the Acidobacteriota bacterium genome:
- a CDS encoding efflux RND transporter periplasmic adaptor subunit, with protein sequence MKWTLPAAILAVAALVVVGLVRSRPVVETAPREIAPPPVRVLTVTPTAVDLGVRSQGSVIPVTEADLVSEVAGTIVWTAESFEVGGFFDAGEVLLRLDRRDYELAVASARAALAQAGVGLAREQAESDVAREEWEELGADGEPGPLVLRQPQLAEARAQVEAALANKRRAELDLERTAIRAPFAGRLRAKRVDRGEFVNRGVPLATIYAVDAAEVVLPVPDSELAFLDLPLGSELGDSGPRVLLRAQFAGGRHEWEGRIVRVGGEIDPATRMVNLIARVDDPYQASGDRPPLSVGLFVDAEVVGRSVESVFQVPREALVGADRLWLVEDGRLVLRQVGILRADPEVVIVSDGLADGDRISLTILESAVDGMRVTPQPEPDGLGTGGSGP encoded by the coding sequence ATGAAGTGGACCCTGCCGGCCGCGATTCTGGCGGTGGCCGCTCTGGTGGTTGTCGGTCTGGTCCGTTCCAGGCCGGTGGTCGAGACCGCGCCGCGCGAGATCGCGCCGCCGCCGGTCCGCGTCCTGACCGTTACGCCGACTGCAGTCGACCTGGGCGTTCGTTCCCAGGGCTCGGTCATTCCGGTGACCGAGGCCGACCTGGTCTCGGAGGTCGCGGGCACGATCGTCTGGACGGCGGAGAGTTTCGAGGTCGGCGGCTTCTTCGATGCCGGCGAGGTCCTGCTGCGGCTTGACCGGCGCGACTACGAACTCGCGGTGGCAAGCGCCCGGGCCGCGCTCGCGCAAGCGGGAGTCGGGCTGGCTCGGGAGCAGGCGGAGTCCGATGTCGCGCGCGAAGAGTGGGAGGAACTGGGAGCCGACGGTGAGCCGGGGCCCCTGGTGCTACGCCAGCCGCAGTTGGCTGAGGCGAGGGCGCAGGTGGAGGCTGCGCTCGCCAACAAGAGGCGCGCCGAATTGGATCTCGAGCGGACGGCGATCCGGGCGCCCTTCGCCGGCAGGCTGCGCGCGAAGAGGGTCGACCGCGGCGAGTTCGTGAACCGGGGCGTGCCGCTGGCCACGATCTACGCGGTGGACGCCGCCGAGGTCGTCCTGCCGGTACCCGACTCGGAGCTCGCTTTCCTCGACCTGCCGCTGGGCAGCGAGCTGGGCGACTCCGGGCCCCGGGTGCTGCTGCGAGCGCAGTTCGCCGGCGGCCGGCACGAGTGGGAGGGCCGGATCGTGCGCGTCGGCGGCGAGATCGACCCGGCGACCCGAATGGTGAACCTGATCGCGCGGGTGGACGATCCGTACCAGGCGTCCGGGGACCGGCCGCCACTGTCGGTGGGCCTGTTCGTGGACGCGGAAGTGGTCGGTCGATCGGTGGAGTCCGTGTTCCAGGTACCGCGCGAGGCGCTGGTGGGAGCGGACCGCTTGTGGCTGGTGGAGGACGGCAGGCTGGTCCTGCGTCAGGTCGGCATCCTGCGCGCGGACCCGGAGGTGGTGATCGTCTCGGACGGCCTGGCGGACGGGGACCGGATCAGCCTCACGATCCTCGAGAGTGCGGTCGACGGAATGCGGGTGACGCCGCAGCCGGAGCCTGACGGCCTCGGGACAGGCGGGAGCGGGCCATGA
- the galK gene encoding galactokinase yields the protein MKVGDLVDAFRDRFGAEPDVIARAPGRANLLGAHVDYSEGWVLPAAIDRAVWVAARRARGKETRLAALDLAEKTAFDAVEPAPPVSERGGQASWVDYPQGLAWALGRRGIEVPPIEAVFGGDLPIGAGVSSSAAVEMAFLVAWEQLAGFELDGIERAGIGRQVENEYVGVQSGIMDQFASVQGREGHALLLDCRSLQHELIPTPEDLVFLVADTGVRRALASGTGFNDRKSECFRAADLLRPHLPELSTLRDLEPADLDRLRHMLEPPLDRRARHVVTECRRVLDGAEALRQGDLRALGDLMAQSHGSSRNDYDVSIEELDVLQEAAAGAEGCYGARLTGAGFGGCVTAITSEAAAGHVRERTAAAFERRFGRRPEIHTCRVGAGAGVVRASAGRRR from the coding sequence ATGAAGGTCGGCGATCTCGTCGACGCGTTCCGCGATCGCTTCGGGGCCGAGCCCGACGTCATCGCCCGCGCGCCCGGCAGGGCCAACCTGCTGGGTGCCCACGTCGACTACAGCGAGGGCTGGGTGCTGCCGGCGGCGATCGACCGCGCAGTGTGGGTCGCGGCGCGACGGGCGCGCGGCAAGGAAACCCGGCTCGCGGCCCTCGATCTCGCCGAGAAGACCGCCTTCGACGCCGTGGAGCCCGCGCCACCCGTCTCGGAGCGCGGCGGACAGGCCTCCTGGGTCGACTATCCGCAGGGGCTGGCCTGGGCCCTCGGCCGGCGCGGGATCGAGGTACCGCCGATCGAAGCCGTCTTCGGAGGCGATCTGCCGATCGGAGCCGGTGTCAGTTCCTCGGCGGCCGTCGAGATGGCGTTCCTCGTCGCCTGGGAGCAACTCGCCGGCTTCGAACTGGACGGCATCGAACGCGCGGGCATCGGCCGGCAGGTCGAGAACGAGTACGTCGGCGTCCAGTCCGGCATCATGGACCAGTTCGCCTCGGTGCAAGGCCGCGAAGGACACGCCCTGCTGCTCGACTGCCGATCGCTCCAGCACGAGCTGATCCCGACCCCCGAAGACCTCGTCTTCCTGGTCGCGGACACCGGCGTCCGCCGCGCCCTCGCCTCCGGCACCGGTTTCAACGACCGCAAGTCCGAGTGCTTCCGCGCCGCGGACCTGCTGCGGCCCCATCTGCCGGAGCTCTCCACGCTCCGCGACCTGGAACCCGCCGACCTCGACCGCCTGCGACACATGCTCGAACCGCCGCTCGACCGCCGCGCCCGCCACGTCGTCACCGAGTGCCGCCGGGTCCTGGATGGCGCCGAAGCGCTGCGGCAAGGCGACCTGCGCGCGCTCGGCGACCTGATGGCCCAGTCCCACGGCAGCTCCCGCAACGACTACGACGTCAGCATCGAGGAACTCGACGTGCTCCAGGAAGCCGCCGCCGGCGCCGAAGGCTGTTACGGCGCCCGTCTCACCGGCGCCGGCTTCGGCGGTTGCGTGACCGCGATCACCAGCGAAGCCGCCGCCGGCCATGTACGCGAGCGCACCGCGGCGGCCTTCGAGCGCCGCTTCGGCCGGCGGCCCGAGATCCACACCTGCCGCGTCGGTGCCGGCGCCGGCGTGGTCCGAGCTAGCGCCGGCCGCCGGCGCTAG
- a CDS encoding family 20 glycosylhydrolase, which yields MAARMQRDFFHGLLDRRPVSLWPPPRRVEVPDAADPLVLPPGSPVPLHVTAAGAEPAEASEELEFALAGLRRALATTGHQLLPAGAGNGSGAGVACRVTVDSPGAEGASRVDLPTDESYHLRTDPDGITIQAATPTGVFRAATTLKQWLASRGRPAAAGFEVPATDIEDRPDFPIRGAMLDVSRNRVPRMEYLERLVDRLADWKINHLQLYVEHTYAYADHEEVWRDASPFTAGEIRELDAWCRERFIELTPNQNSFGHFHRWLIHDRYRPLAEVPEGFQHPFSIDPEPFSLCATDPRVLDLLVGLYDELLPQFGSRRFNVGLDETFDLGRGRSAEACEERGKPAVYLDFLRQVHGLATERDRQMLFWGDIILEHPEVIDRVPADAVALCWGYDASHPFEDQCARLATSGREFWVCPGTSSWHSFGGRLQNAVGNLALAATAGSKAGAQGFLITDWGDHGHLQPPVIAELPLSIGAGFAWSVDAARETASGPERTEEAWLDHAVRLVYDGDETVARTVIDLGAIDLDCGGPVINGTALFYLLRFIDDDLTHRRFRRLSIGTLQRTYARLAASRDRLNRVESDPNHAALDWTCRMMMWCCQLGVARLAAGRGLRAHQLPPKVRAALGADLRDIAGDLPDIWLATSREGGLRESQDLLLRAAAILDS from the coding sequence ATGGCCGCTCGAATGCAGCGCGACTTCTTCCACGGGCTGCTAGACCGCCGGCCCGTGAGTCTCTGGCCGCCGCCGCGGCGGGTCGAGGTCCCTGACGCCGCCGATCCCCTGGTCCTGCCGCCGGGCTCGCCCGTTCCGCTCCATGTGACCGCGGCGGGGGCAGAACCGGCGGAGGCCTCGGAGGAACTCGAGTTCGCGCTCGCGGGCCTGCGGCGCGCTCTGGCAACCACGGGGCACCAGCTCCTCCCCGCGGGTGCCGGGAACGGCTCCGGCGCCGGCGTCGCCTGCCGGGTCACGGTCGACTCGCCGGGCGCCGAGGGAGCCTCGCGTGTCGACCTTCCGACCGACGAGAGCTATCACCTGCGCACAGACCCGGACGGCATCACCATCCAGGCCGCGACGCCGACTGGCGTGTTCCGGGCGGCCACCACCCTGAAGCAGTGGCTCGCCTCGCGCGGTCGGCCGGCAGCCGCCGGCTTCGAGGTGCCGGCCACAGACATCGAGGACCGACCGGACTTCCCCATCCGCGGCGCGATGCTCGACGTCAGCAGGAACCGCGTGCCGCGGATGGAGTACCTCGAACGACTCGTCGACCGGCTCGCGGACTGGAAGATCAACCACCTCCAGCTCTACGTCGAACACACCTACGCCTACGCGGATCACGAGGAGGTCTGGCGCGATGCCTCGCCGTTCACCGCCGGCGAGATCCGGGAGCTCGACGCCTGGTGCCGGGAGCGGTTCATCGAACTGACGCCAAACCAGAACAGCTTCGGCCACTTCCACCGCTGGCTGATCCACGACCGGTACCGGCCGCTGGCAGAAGTGCCCGAGGGCTTCCAGCACCCCTTCTCCATCGACCCGGAGCCGTTCAGCCTGTGCGCCACCGACCCGCGGGTCCTCGATCTCCTCGTGGGTCTCTACGACGAACTGCTGCCCCAGTTCGGCAGCCGGCGCTTCAACGTCGGCCTGGACGAGACGTTCGACCTGGGCCGTGGGCGCTCGGCCGAGGCGTGCGAGGAACGGGGCAAACCGGCCGTGTACCTGGACTTCCTGCGCCAGGTCCACGGTCTCGCCACGGAGCGCGACCGGCAGATGCTGTTCTGGGGCGACATCATCCTCGAACACCCCGAGGTGATCGACCGCGTCCCCGCAGACGCGGTCGCGCTGTGCTGGGGTTACGACGCGAGTCACCCTTTCGAGGACCAGTGCGCCCGGCTGGCCACCTCGGGTAGAGAGTTCTGGGTGTGCCCGGGCACCAGCAGTTGGCACAGCTTCGGCGGCCGGCTGCAGAACGCCGTCGGCAACCTGGCCCTCGCCGCAACGGCCGGTTCGAAGGCCGGCGCTCAGGGCTTTCTCATCACCGACTGGGGCGACCACGGACACCTGCAGCCGCCAGTCATCGCCGAGCTACCGCTTTCCATCGGCGCCGGTTTCGCCTGGTCCGTTGATGCGGCGCGAGAAACAGCTAGCGGCCCCGAGCGGACCGAGGAGGCCTGGCTCGACCACGCTGTCCGGCTCGTCTACGACGGGGATGAGACCGTGGCTCGCACCGTCATCGACCTCGGCGCCATCGACCTCGACTGCGGCGGCCCGGTGATCAACGGCACCGCTCTCTTCTATCTCCTCCGGTTCATCGACGACGACCTCACCCACCGGCGCTTCCGGCGGCTCAGCATCGGCACGTTGCAGCGGACGTACGCCCGGCTGGCCGCCTCCAGGGACCGGTTGAACCGGGTCGAGAGCGATCCGAACCATGCCGCGCTGGACTGGACCTGCCGGATGATGATGTGGTGCTGCCAGTTGGGTGTCGCACGCCTCGCCGCCGGACGCGGCCTGCGGGCCCACCAGCTCCCACCGAAGGTTCGCGCCGCCCTCGGCGCCGACCTCCGCGACATCGCCGGCGACCTCCCCGACATCTGGCTCGCCACCAGCCGCGAGGGCGGCCTGCGAGAGTCGCAGGACCTTCTGCTGCGAGCGGCGGCCATTCTCGACTCTTGA
- a CDS encoding GyrI-like domain-containing protein gives MTDITIVTVEEQPLLAARTSATFTEVPAKLLPLMERVGAFVRDHGVEGAGQNVWFYRDVSGDRMEVDVGVQVPASTEAADGLVRSATPAGRCAHAVLHGDYSEIPGVHQAIHRWCAEQDLALAGPCWEVYGDWNDDPAKRRTDMYHLLA, from the coding sequence GTGACCGACATCACTATCGTCACCGTCGAGGAGCAGCCCCTGCTGGCGGCGCGCACCAGCGCCACGTTCACCGAGGTTCCCGCCAAGCTCCTGCCCCTGATGGAGCGGGTCGGCGCCTTCGTGCGGGACCACGGCGTCGAGGGCGCCGGTCAGAACGTCTGGTTCTACCGCGACGTCAGCGGCGACCGGATGGAAGTCGACGTGGGCGTCCAGGTGCCCGCCTCGACCGAGGCGGCGGACGGCCTCGTCCGCTCGGCGACGCCGGCAGGCCGGTGCGCCCACGCCGTGCTCCACGGCGACTACAGCGAGATCCCCGGCGTCCACCAGGCGATCCACCGATGGTGCGCCGAGCAGGACCTCGCCCTCGCCGGTCCGTGCTGGGAGGTCTACGGCGACTGGAACGACGACCCGGCGAAGCGCCGCACCGACATGTACCACCTCCTGGCCTGA
- a CDS encoding enoyl-CoA hydratase-related protein, with protein MNKVGLDTGTNELLCDLEDAVATVTLNKPEKRNALGDTLTPALRSILLTLEADERCGAILLTGAGRAFCAGGDVSGMGANRAKDGGAPKAPPTVDEAVATLIEKQESLTLRMAELDKPIVAALPGPAAGAGLSIALAADLRVMADDTFVTTAFRRIGLSGDYGSSWFLTRLVGPAVAKELLMTGRRIPAEECLRLGIVNRIVPFDDLAAEARGLALELANGPRAALGYMKRNVNRAVLGSLRESLAIEAEGMVRSVRTADHKEAVRAFMEKREPRFER; from the coding sequence ATGAACAAGGTAGGTCTCGACACCGGCACGAACGAGTTGCTGTGCGACCTGGAGGACGCCGTCGCCACGGTGACGCTGAACAAGCCGGAGAAGCGGAACGCGCTGGGCGACACCCTGACCCCGGCGCTCCGGAGCATCCTGCTGACCCTCGAAGCGGACGAGCGCTGCGGCGCGATCCTGCTGACCGGCGCCGGCAGGGCGTTCTGCGCCGGCGGCGACGTCTCCGGCATGGGGGCGAACCGAGCGAAGGACGGTGGCGCGCCGAAGGCGCCGCCGACGGTCGACGAAGCCGTCGCCACGCTGATCGAGAAGCAGGAGTCGCTCACGTTGCGGATGGCGGAACTGGACAAGCCGATCGTCGCCGCTCTGCCGGGACCGGCGGCCGGCGCCGGCCTCTCCATCGCCCTCGCCGCGGACCTCCGCGTCATGGCCGACGACACGTTTGTCACCACGGCCTTCCGGCGCATCGGACTGTCCGGCGACTACGGGTCGAGCTGGTTTCTGACCCGCCTCGTGGGTCCCGCCGTGGCGAAGGAACTGCTGATGACCGGCCGCCGCATTCCGGCCGAGGAGTGTCTCCGTCTCGGAATCGTCAACCGGATCGTGCCGTTCGACGACCTGGCAGCGGAGGCGCGGGGGCTCGCGCTGGAGCTGGCCAACGGACCCCGGGCGGCGCTCGGCTACATGAAGCGAAACGTGAACCGGGCAGTGCTCGGGAGTCTGCGGGAGTCGCTCGCCATCGAGGCGGAGGGGATGGTCCGCTCGGTACGGACGGCGGACCACAAGGAGGCCGTGCGGGCGTTCATGGAGAAGCGGGAGCCGCGCTTCGAGCGCTGA
- a CDS encoding efflux RND transporter permease subunit: MNGMIAWFARNGVAANLLMVLIVAWGVLALTGIPIEVFPSMETQSITVNVPYLGAAPEEVEQGVCLRIEEAVQDLEGVDTIRSTAAEGSGTVVIELETDADTREVLDEVKSRIDAITTFPVETEKPIIQEALIRRRVITVAIYGDVEERALKAVAEEVREGLSDLPDITQVELDAVRPYEISIEVSEDTLRQYGLTFDEVVLAVRRSSVDLPGGAVRARGGEILLRTMGQAYRGDEFSDIVLRARPDGSRLVLGDIAEVRDGFAETDVTSRFDGQPVALVQVYRVGDQSALRLARQVKGFVAERQAALPPGLSMTTWLDDTVPLQDRLRVLIESGRLGLLLVFLVLALFLKFRLALWVSVGIAVSFMGALGLLPLVDVSINVMSLFAFILVLGIVVDDAIVVGENIYRHFEMGKSGPRAAIDGARQVATPVTFSILTTLAAFSPLINSVEGPSGAIARTIPLVVIGCLAFSLIESMLVLPNHLSHLTHRHEEGKGGRSLWGWAMFQGFFANRMKWVIERGYRPLIERAIEWRYSTVAIGLAVLFITGGYVFSGRMKFEFFPDVEADNAVVLLTMPQGTPASTTLAAVRRIEASAFELEAELEAEGHADLFRHVMATVGSQPYAALQQASGPTANFEVAVAAPHQGEVNIELASSQERTIRATEVARRWRDKVGPVADAVRVEYTASLVSFGSAVDVQLTGRNLDHLRAVGEEIKARLADYPGVFDISDSFRAGKREIRLELDRRAESLGLSLEDLGRQVRQGFYGAEAQRIQRGRDDIRVMVRYPADERETLASLEDMRIRTPTGAEVPFSFAGRAEFGRGFATIQRIDRRRVLNITADVDPAVVTANEVVGDMEANVLPAILAGYPGVDFSFAGEQEEQRQTFEGLFRALGLALIVIYALLAIPFKSYLQPLIVMSAIPFGLIGAVIGHRLIGINLTMLSLLGLIALTGVVVNDSLVMVDFINRRLQIGMPVHQAIHDAGAARFRPIVLTSLTTFVGLLPLLLERSFQAQFLVPMAVSLAFGVLFATAITLLLVPSLYAILNDFRSQLAIHGAKPPAVPPAGAEPAVGA; encoded by the coding sequence ATGAACGGGATGATCGCCTGGTTCGCCCGCAACGGGGTAGCGGCGAACCTGTTGATGGTGCTGATCGTGGCGTGGGGCGTGCTCGCCCTGACCGGAATCCCGATCGAGGTCTTTCCGAGCATGGAGACCCAGAGCATCACGGTGAACGTTCCCTACCTCGGCGCGGCGCCCGAGGAGGTCGAACAGGGCGTGTGCCTCCGGATCGAGGAGGCGGTACAGGACCTGGAGGGAGTCGACACGATCCGGTCCACGGCCGCCGAAGGTTCCGGCACGGTCGTCATCGAACTGGAAACGGACGCGGATACCCGCGAGGTGCTGGACGAGGTCAAGTCGCGGATCGACGCGATCACGACTTTTCCGGTGGAGACCGAGAAACCGATCATTCAGGAGGCGCTCATCCGGCGGCGGGTGATTACGGTCGCCATCTACGGTGACGTCGAGGAGAGGGCGCTCAAGGCGGTCGCGGAGGAGGTTCGGGAAGGGCTCTCCGACCTGCCGGACATCACCCAGGTCGAACTCGACGCGGTGCGGCCGTACGAGATCTCGATCGAGGTCTCCGAGGACACCCTGCGGCAGTACGGCCTGACCTTCGACGAGGTCGTACTCGCCGTCCGCCGTTCGTCGGTCGATCTCCCGGGCGGAGCGGTCCGGGCGCGCGGCGGCGAGATCCTCCTGCGCACGATGGGCCAGGCGTACCGCGGCGACGAGTTCAGCGACATCGTGCTGCGAGCCCGGCCCGATGGCAGCCGCCTGGTTCTCGGCGACATCGCAGAGGTGAGGGACGGCTTCGCCGAGACCGACGTGACGTCGCGGTTCGACGGGCAGCCGGTCGCCCTGGTGCAGGTCTACCGGGTCGGCGACCAGAGCGCGCTGCGACTTGCGCGCCAGGTCAAGGGCTTCGTCGCGGAACGCCAGGCTGCGTTGCCACCCGGCCTTTCGATGACGACCTGGCTCGATGACACGGTGCCGTTGCAGGACCGCTTGCGGGTGTTGATCGAAAGCGGTCGGCTTGGTCTGCTGCTCGTGTTCCTGGTGCTGGCGCTGTTCCTGAAGTTCCGGTTGGCGCTCTGGGTGTCCGTGGGCATCGCAGTGTCCTTCATGGGCGCTCTCGGCCTGCTGCCGCTGGTCGACGTCTCGATCAACGTGATGTCCCTGTTCGCGTTCATCCTCGTGCTCGGCATCGTCGTCGACGATGCGATCGTGGTCGGCGAGAACATCTATCGCCACTTCGAGATGGGCAAGTCCGGCCCGCGTGCGGCGATCGACGGCGCGCGTCAGGTGGCGACTCCCGTCACCTTCTCGATCCTCACCACGCTGGCGGCGTTCTCACCGCTGATCAACTCCGTTGAAGGCCCGTCGGGAGCGATCGCGAGGACGATCCCGCTGGTCGTCATCGGCTGCCTGGCATTCTCGCTGATCGAGTCCATGCTGGTGCTGCCGAACCACCTCTCCCACCTGACCCACCGGCACGAGGAAGGGAAGGGCGGACGCTCCCTCTGGGGCTGGGCCATGTTCCAGGGTTTCTTCGCCAACCGGATGAAGTGGGTGATCGAGCGCGGCTACCGGCCGCTGATCGAGCGGGCGATCGAGTGGCGATACTCCACGGTCGCGATCGGTCTGGCGGTTCTGTTCATCACCGGGGGCTACGTGTTCTCCGGTCGGATGAAGTTCGAGTTCTTCCCGGACGTCGAGGCCGACAACGCGGTCGTCCTGCTGACGATGCCGCAGGGGACGCCGGCCTCGACCACCCTGGCCGCCGTGCGCCGCATCGAAGCGTCCGCGTTCGAGCTGGAAGCCGAGTTGGAGGCCGAGGGTCACGCCGACCTGTTCCGCCACGTGATGGCGACGGTCGGGTCGCAGCCCTACGCCGCGCTCCAGCAGGCGAGCGGACCGACAGCCAACTTCGAGGTGGCGGTCGCGGCGCCGCACCAGGGCGAAGTGAACATCGAACTCGCGTCCTCCCAGGAGCGGACGATTCGAGCCACGGAGGTTGCCCGTCGCTGGCGCGACAAGGTGGGCCCGGTGGCCGACGCGGTCAGGGTCGAGTACACGGCCAGTCTGGTCAGCTTCGGGTCGGCCGTCGATGTCCAGCTCACCGGCCGGAACCTCGACCACCTGCGGGCGGTGGGCGAGGAGATCAAGGCGCGTCTCGCCGACTATCCGGGCGTGTTCGACATCTCGGATTCGTTCCGCGCCGGCAAGCGGGAGATCCGGCTGGAGCTCGACCGGCGGGCCGAATCGCTGGGCCTCAGCCTCGAGGATCTGGGCCGCCAGGTGCGCCAGGGCTTCTACGGTGCCGAGGCGCAGCGAATACAGCGAGGCCGCGACGACATACGAGTGATGGTGCGCTATCCGGCCGACGAGCGGGAGACGCTGGCGTCGCTCGAGGACATGCGGATCCGCACGCCGACCGGCGCCGAGGTCCCGTTCTCCTTCGCGGGCCGCGCCGAGTTCGGCCGCGGCTTCGCGACGATTCAGCGGATCGACCGGAGGCGGGTGCTGAACATCACGGCGGATGTGGATCCCGCGGTGGTGACGGCGAACGAAGTCGTCGGCGACATGGAAGCCAACGTGCTGCCCGCGATCCTGGCCGGCTATCCCGGCGTCGATTTCTCCTTCGCGGGCGAGCAGGAGGAGCAGCGTCAGACGTTCGAGGGCCTGTTCCGGGCGCTGGGCCTGGCGCTGATCGTCATCTACGCGCTGCTCGCGATCCCCTTCAAGTCCTACCTTCAGCCGCTGATCGTGATGAGCGCGATCCCGTTCGGCCTGATCGGAGCGGTGATCGGCCATCGGCTGATCGGCATCAACCTGACCATGCTGTCGCTGCTCGGACTGATCGCGCTGACCGGAGTCGTGGTCAACGACTCCCTGGTCATGGTCGACTTCATCAACCGGCGGCTCCAGATCGGCATGCCGGTCCACCAGGCGATCCACGATGCCGGCGCAGCTCGCTTCCGGCCGATCGTGCTGACCTCGCTGACCACGTTCGTGGGCCTGCTGCCCCTGCTGCTGGAACGGAGTTTCCAGGCCCAGTTCCTGGTCCCGATGGCGGTGTCGCTCGCCTTCGGGGTCCTGTTTGCGACCGCGATCACGCTGCTGCTCGTGCCGTCGCTCTACGCCATCCTGAACGACTTCCGTTCCCAACTGGCGATCCACGGCGCGAAGCCTCCGGCGGTCCCACCCGCGGGCGCCGAGCCTGCTGTAGGAGCCTGA
- a CDS encoding amidohydrolase family protein: MSAARTTRIAAILAVAALGLAFAAEPASYDLVLAGGRVMDPESGLDAVMDVGISDGTVEAISAESLDGTEVVDVSGHVVAPGFVDLHAHGQDPFSRDLQVRDGVTAALELEAGAYPVDEWYEEREGSWRIHFGATAAYGAARVLAFGEDEQAATYEAASAQQIEAIQETLRDGLADGALGIGLPLQYQPGASRSEIFRMFQTAAEAGVTVFSHIRYAGVVEPESSIAAVQEMIADAAGSGASVHIVHIGSSGLAQMPTVIEMIDRAAAGGVDVTTEIYPYTAASTDIRAAIFDPGWRERLAADYGDIEWVATGERLDEAGFNERRALPVSEEATIIAHIIPEQELGDAIAHPAVMIASDGVGYIDGRAHPRGAGTFARVLGRYSRDEGRLSLMEAIRKMTLAPARRLEDVAPAMRRKGRLSVGADADITVFDPETVIDRATFAEPALPSAGIPHVLVDGVFVVRDGELVEGALPGRGIRSSVVDAD, encoded by the coding sequence ATGTCCGCCGCTCGCACGACCCGGATCGCCGCGATCCTCGCCGTGGCCGCTCTCGGCCTCGCCTTCGCTGCCGAGCCCGCCAGCTACGACCTCGTCCTCGCCGGTGGCCGCGTGATGGACCCGGAGTCGGGTCTGGACGCCGTGATGGACGTCGGCATCTCCGACGGCACGGTCGAGGCGATCTCGGCGGAGAGCCTCGACGGGACGGAAGTCGTCGACGTCTCGGGCCACGTCGTGGCGCCGGGCTTCGTCGACCTCCACGCGCACGGCCAGGACCCGTTCAGCCGCGACCTGCAGGTACGGGACGGGGTGACCGCGGCCCTTGAACTCGAGGCCGGTGCGTACCCGGTCGACGAGTGGTACGAGGAACGGGAAGGCTCCTGGCGGATCCACTTCGGCGCTACGGCCGCCTATGGGGCCGCGCGGGTGCTGGCGTTCGGGGAGGACGAGCAGGCGGCGACCTACGAGGCGGCGAGCGCGCAGCAGATCGAGGCGATACAGGAGACCCTCAGGGACGGCCTGGCCGACGGCGCGCTCGGCATCGGTCTGCCGCTCCAGTACCAGCCGGGCGCGTCGAGGTCCGAGATCTTCCGCATGTTCCAGACCGCGGCCGAAGCGGGGGTGACCGTCTTCTCCCACATCCGCTACGCCGGTGTCGTGGAGCCGGAGAGTTCGATCGCCGCCGTCCAGGAGATGATCGCCGACGCGGCCGGCTCCGGCGCTTCGGTCCACATCGTCCATATCGGTTCGAGCGGGCTGGCGCAGATGCCGACCGTCATCGAGATGATCGACCGTGCGGCCGCCGGAGGCGTCGACGTGACGACCGAGATCTATCCCTACACCGCGGCCTCGACCGACATCCGCGCCGCGATCTTCGATCCCGGCTGGCGGGAACGGCTGGCAGCGGACTATGGCGACATCGAGTGGGTCGCAACCGGCGAGCGCCTGGACGAGGCCGGCTTCAACGAGCGAAGGGCCCTTCCCGTGTCCGAGGAGGCGACGATCATCGCGCACATCATTCCGGAGCAGGAACTCGGCGACGCAATTGCGCACCCCGCCGTGATGATCGCCAGCGACGGCGTCGGCTACATCGACGGCCGGGCTCATCCCCGCGGCGCCGGGACGTTCGCCCGCGTGCTCGGCCGCTACTCGCGCGACGAGGGGCGGCTCAGCCTGATGGAGGCGATCCGCAAGATGACCCTGGCGCCGGCCCGCCGGCTCGAGGACGTGGCGCCGGCGATGCGCAGGAAAGGCCGCCTGAGCGTCGGCGCCGACGCCGACATCACGGTGTTCGACCCGGAGACGGTGATCGACCGGGCGACCTTCGCCGAACCCGCGTTGCCCTCGGCGGGCATTCCGCACGTGCTCGTGGACGGCGTGTTCGTGGTCCGGGACGGCGAACTGGTCGAAGGCGCCCTTCCTGGCAGGGGTATTCGGTCGAGCGTCGTCGACGCGGACTGA